A single Desulfovibrio piger DNA region contains:
- a CDS encoding sulfite exporter TauE/SafE family protein translates to MKKVVLGITLSILCIGLCAGLAAAADTSPLATAIARQLETAPQSIDMQAVPGYLGIPGGPQTNMLLAFGWALWVGWIFSTVGAFGGVMAGVGHMSVHGLGAYAKSFGQTPLNKSITDSVRASNQMLAGLSAALSTFSYYRLKRIVLPLGIALGLGSIVGAFMAVKLTAGKLNFSSYQGYFGLFVLLLGCYLMWETSPAGQRSKAKAKEAAKAFEASVKNRKPGEAVETGVRLRSFSLGRCVFTFCGVEFAFNPVLPFVGGIVISSIAAFLGVGGGFLLVPFLTSITQLPMYLAAGTSALAVLVSMITGITTLLLHGVTVDWSLVGLELVGIAVGSLIGPYTSRFFSDIWLKRLFIVLALYVGTDYVLRGFFNYRIFG, encoded by the coding sequence ATGAAAAAAGTCGTTCTGGGGATCACCCTGAGCATATTGTGTATCGGGCTTTGCGCAGGGCTTGCCGCAGCGGCGGACACGAGCCCGCTTGCCACTGCCATCGCCAGGCAGCTTGAAACGGCGCCGCAGTCCATCGACATGCAGGCGGTTCCCGGTTATCTCGGTATCCCCGGCGGGCCGCAGACCAATATGCTGCTGGCCTTCGGCTGGGCCCTGTGGGTGGGCTGGATCTTCTCCACAGTGGGGGCCTTTGGTGGTGTCATGGCCGGTGTGGGGCACATGAGCGTGCACGGTCTGGGGGCTTATGCCAAGTCGTTTGGGCAGACCCCCCTCAACAAGTCCATCACCGACTCCGTGCGGGCCTCCAACCAGATGCTGGCCGGGCTTTCCGCAGCCCTGAGCACCTTCAGCTATTATCGTCTGAAGCGCATCGTGCTGCCGCTGGGCATCGCCCTGGGCCTGGGATCCATCGTGGGTGCCTTCATGGCTGTCAAGCTGACGGCCGGCAAGCTGAATTTTTCCTCGTACCAGGGGTATTTTGGCCTCTTCGTCCTGCTGCTGGGCTGCTACCTGATGTGGGAGACCTCGCCGGCCGGACAGCGTTCCAAGGCCAAGGCCAAGGAAGCTGCCAAAGCTTTTGAGGCATCGGTCAAAAACAGGAAGCCCGGTGAAGCCGTGGAGACGGGTGTCCGCCTGCGCAGCTTCAGCCTGGGGCGCTGTGTCTTCACCTTCTGCGGCGTGGAGTTTGCCTTCAATCCCGTGCTGCCCTTCGTGGGCGGTATCGTCATCTCTTCCATTGCCGCCTTCCTGGGCGTGGGCGGTGGTTTCCTGCTGGTACCCTTCCTGACCAGCATCACCCAGCTGCCCATGTATCTGGCCGCCGGGACGTCGGCGCTGGCCGTGCTGGTGAGCATGATCACGGGCATCACGACCCTGCTGCTGCACGGCGTGACCGTGGACTGGTCCCTGGTGGGGCTTGAGCTGGTGGGCATCGCGGTGGGCTCGCTCATCGGCCCCTATACCTCCCGCTTTTTCTCCGACATCTGGCTGAAGCGCCTCTTCATCGTCCTTGCCTTGTATGTGGGCACGGATTACGTCTTGCGCGGCTTTTTCAATTACCGTATTTTCGGCTAG
- a CDS encoding molybdopterin-dependent oxidoreductase, producing MASSIVYSLCGMCNTRCPVEIHCENGVPRWICGNSHSASGAALCPRGAASLALYADDERPQGPLIRAGARGAGQWRSVSWDEALDYVAERLKTIMATYGPRSVLWSERPGPFSDMSKALMRGLGSPNYCTHDDACAHNVNQASYSLTGHGRGKWIYDFKNCRHIVVQGRNLLESLKVGELNQVLDALDKGCRLTCVDVRPTVTGLKAQQNICIRPGTDLALNLAVLHILIEEKLYDAAYVERHVQDFEALADFVRPYSPQWAESRCDIPADVMVELARSLAAAAPQVIWHGGWMSTRYPQSFMVCRTAYLINALLGSFGSKGGLLLAAGPRDAGRKGLRSFTSLYAAPEEKRADGVGWAEPAFAPGSSLLHKAFRAVESGEPYPVKAYFTLKHDPLSAMPDPERQKAQLAGLELMVSLTFSWSDTAWFSDVVLPMPSFVERGSLLQVKSGSKPAFIMRSPAAEVRFDTRPDWWILGQLASRLGLEDLACGTLEDVWRFQLEGTGVTVEDFRHGSAPLTDAPVDPGPRFATPSGKIEVLFGPWQEAGLPSLTPWQDVPRPGKGQFRLIVGRNARHTHSHTQNNPLLHDSLPENRAWIAPERARELGVEDGDTVRMERMDGKGGEIRVRVIPGMHPDAVFMLHGFGHRLPVESRARGMGLADQEFMPGGLDREDVMVHGLALQEHFVTLRPVRNDHAREGKR from the coding sequence ATGGCGTCATCCATCGTCTACTCCCTGTGCGGCATGTGCAATACGCGCTGCCCGGTGGAGATCCATTGTGAAAACGGCGTGCCGCGCTGGATATGCGGCAACAGCCACAGCGCTTCCGGGGCGGCCCTGTGCCCCCGGGGCGCCGCGTCCCTGGCCCTGTACGCTGATGACGAACGTCCGCAGGGGCCGCTGATCCGTGCCGGAGCGCGCGGCGCAGGCCAGTGGCGTTCCGTGAGCTGGGACGAGGCCCTGGACTATGTGGCGGAACGCTTGAAAACCATCATGGCCACCTACGGGCCGCGCAGCGTGCTCTGGTCCGAGCGGCCAGGGCCGTTTTCCGACATGAGCAAGGCCCTGATGCGCGGCCTGGGGTCACCCAATTACTGCACCCATGATGACGCCTGCGCCCATAACGTCAATCAGGCCTCCTATTCCCTGACAGGCCACGGGCGCGGCAAATGGATCTATGATTTCAAGAACTGCCGTCATATCGTGGTGCAGGGCCGCAACCTGCTGGAATCCCTCAAGGTCGGGGAGCTCAATCAGGTGCTGGATGCTCTGGACAAGGGCTGCCGCCTGACCTGTGTGGACGTCCGCCCCACGGTGACGGGCCTCAAGGCGCAGCAGAACATCTGCATCCGTCCCGGCACGGATCTGGCCCTCAACCTGGCGGTGCTGCATATCCTGATCGAAGAAAAGCTTTACGATGCCGCCTATGTGGAGCGTCATGTCCAGGATTTCGAAGCGCTGGCGGACTTCGTGCGCCCCTATTCGCCGCAATGGGCCGAGAGCCGGTGCGACATCCCCGCGGATGTCATGGTGGAGCTGGCGCGTTCCCTGGCCGCTGCGGCGCCGCAGGTCATCTGGCATGGCGGCTGGATGAGCACGCGCTATCCCCAGTCCTTCATGGTCTGCCGCACGGCCTACCTCATCAATGCGCTGCTAGGTTCTTTCGGCAGCAAGGGGGGCCTGCTGCTGGCGGCGGGCCCCAGGGATGCCGGGCGCAAGGGGCTGCGTTCCTTCACCTCGCTTTATGCTGCTCCCGAAGAAAAGAGGGCGGACGGCGTCGGCTGGGCGGAACCGGCTTTTGCCCCCGGCAGCAGCCTGCTGCACAAGGCTTTCCGGGCCGTGGAAAGCGGGGAGCCGTATCCCGTCAAGGCATACTTCACCCTCAAGCACGACCCCCTGTCCGCCATGCCGGATCCTGAACGGCAAAAGGCCCAGCTGGCCGGGCTGGAACTCATGGTCTCGCTGACTTTTTCCTGGTCGGATACGGCCTGGTTCAGTGATGTGGTGCTGCCCATGCCGTCCTTTGTGGAGCGGGGCTCCCTGCTCCAGGTCAAGAGCGGCAGCAAGCCTGCCTTCATCATGCGCAGCCCGGCCGCGGAGGTCCGTTTCGATACCCGGCCGGACTGGTGGATCCTGGGGCAGCTGGCCAGCCGTCTGGGGCTGGAGGATCTGGCCTGCGGGACGCTGGAAGATGTCTGGCGCTTCCAGCTGGAAGGCACGGGCGTCACCGTGGAGGATTTCCGTCACGGTTCCGCGCCCCTCACGGACGCTCCCGTCGATCCGGGCCCCCGCTTCGCGACGCCCTCCGGCAAGATAGAGGTCCTTTTCGGCCCCTGGCAGGAGGCCGGCCTGCCTTCGCTCACCCCCTGGCAGGACGTGCCCCGGCCGGGGAAGGGACAGTTCCGCCTGATCGTGGGACGCAATGCGCGCCACACCCATTCGCACACCCAGAACAATCCCCTGCTGCATGACAGCCTGCCGGAGAACCGGGCCTGGATCGCCCCTGAACGGGCCCGGGAACTGGGCGTGGAGGATGGGGACACCGTCCGCATGGAACGTATGGACGGCAAGGGTGGCGAGATCCGGGTACGGGTGATCCCCGGCATGCATCCCGACGCCGTGTTCATGCTGCACGGTTTCGGGCATCGCCTGCCGGTGGAGAGCCGGGCCCGCGGCATGGGGCTGGCGGACCAGGAGTTCATGCCGGGCGGGCTGGACAGGGAAGATGTCATGGTCCACGGCCTTGCCCTGCAGGAGCATTTTGTGACCTTGCGCCCTGTCCGCAACGATCATGCCCGGGAGGGAAAACGATGA
- a CDS encoding 4Fe-4S dicluster domain-containing protein has translation MSTSTCIAFDEHRCVNCKACEIHCRQWHGISVPLCRQLGGMPALAEGKVRLPLGFVTCVHCTHPACLRACAHEAMWLDEENIVHIDADRCTGCGACVTACPYRVPHLDAVTGKACKCDLCHDRRKAGLEPVCVAGCLARALHVSNDEDMHRKMSRQTIRWIKELAVSPQE, from the coding sequence ATGAGCACTTCCACCTGTATCGCCTTTGACGAGCACCGCTGCGTCAACTGCAAGGCCTGCGAGATCCACTGCCGCCAGTGGCATGGGATCTCCGTGCCCCTGTGTCGCCAGCTGGGCGGCATGCCCGCTCTGGCAGAGGGCAAGGTCCGCCTGCCCCTGGGCTTCGTGACCTGTGTGCACTGTACGCATCCTGCCTGCCTTCGTGCCTGTGCGCATGAGGCCATGTGGCTGGACGAGGAGAACATCGTCCATATCGATGCCGACCGCTGCACGGGCTGCGGCGCCTGCGTGACGGCCTGCCCCTACCGTGTGCCCCATCTGGATGCCGTTACCGGCAAGGCCTGCAAATGTGATCTGTGCCATGACCGGCGCAAGGCCGGGCTGGAGCCCGTCTGTGTGGCCGGTTGCCTGGCCCGGGCCCTGCATGTGAGCAATGACGAGGACATGCACCGCAAAATGAGCCGTCAGACCATCCGCTGGATCAAGGAGCTGGCAGTAAGTCCGCAGGAATAG
- a CDS encoding phosphate ABC transporter ATP-binding protein, with protein MTPLVRIRDLCLHLNGRAILHHVDLELPRHGISVLLGRSGSGKTSFLRCLNRLHDCTRDSRMQGKIELLLDGTMQDISRLQGEEALSRLRRQVGMVFQTPNVLPASIGQNLLLPLQLAAGLDMDEARSRARRSLEDVGLWPEVHDRLGEPAASLSGGQQQRLCLARTLALEPQILLLDEPTASLDPASTRRIEDLLRHLSERYAIILVSHGISQARRLAARLLLFEEGHARGPFPPEELARIFPPHGGTAAQA; from the coding sequence ATGACCCCTCTTGTCCGCATCCGTGACCTGTGCCTGCACCTCAACGGCCGTGCCATCCTGCATCATGTGGATCTTGAACTGCCGCGCCACGGCATCAGCGTCCTGCTGGGGCGCTCCGGTTCCGGCAAGACCAGTTTCCTGCGCTGCCTGAACCGCCTGCACGACTGCACCAGGGACAGCCGCATGCAGGGGAAAATAGAACTTTTGCTGGACGGGACGATGCAGGACATCAGCCGCCTGCAGGGCGAAGAGGCCCTCTCCCGCCTGCGGCGTCAGGTGGGCATGGTCTTCCAGACCCCCAACGTGCTGCCGGCCAGCATCGGACAGAACCTGCTGCTGCCCCTGCAACTGGCTGCCGGGCTGGATATGGACGAGGCCCGCTCCCGGGCCCGGCGCAGCCTGGAAGACGTGGGCCTGTGGCCGGAGGTCCACGACAGGCTGGGCGAGCCTGCCGCCTCCCTTTCCGGCGGCCAGCAGCAGCGCCTCTGCCTGGCCCGCACCCTGGCCCTGGAGCCGCAGATCCTCCTGCTGGACGAGCCCACGGCGTCCCTCGATCCGGCCAGTACCCGCCGCATCGAGGACCTGCTCCGGCACCTGTCGGAGCGCTACGCCATCATCCTCGTCTCGCACGGGATCAGCCAGGCCCGCCGTCTGGCGGCCCGTCTGCTGCTTTTTGAGGAAGGCCATGCCCGTGGCCCCTTCCCGCCGGAAGAGCTGGCCCGCATCTTCCCGCCGCACGGGGGCACGGCGGCACAGGCCTGA
- a CDS encoding ABC transporter permease subunit, giving the protein MAFPFLRRSGTLPRLCGLLVILATGALFALVGCFALPVLWSAQGGLIFSWSWRPPTDFGILPMLAGSLILSFSALLLAWPLSLGLACALQDPAPACWQKWLTGLIRFMTAIPTVVYGFAAVFLLTPLVREAAGGSGLCWLSAACVLALLISPTMVLVMDVALREQMRRLLLPALSLGMGRNTVLACLALPAVRRWLLTAGLLGFGRAIGDTLIPLMLSGNAPNVPHNLFAGLRTLTAHMGLVTATDVGGPAYNSLFVAGGLLLCISTGVSLVLRRLEKKQDVLLPPVPAFWRRLAPAGLHLLARGAGILCSACVLALLGFLLWRGLPVLDAALLVGDAPFWPALLGRFPIWDGIWPACLGTLCLLGITMALALVPGIGCGIYLAEYAPPRMQRLLNSLMDILSGVPSIVMGIFGFTLILFLHRLGFAGASSGLLLAGGCLALLVLPALVVTTRTALESLPTSLRLCGAALGLRHGQTVRHLLLPQASRGILSGVMLALGRSAEDTAVILLTGVVANAGLPAGLGLRFEALPFFIYYTAAQYQTPEELQRGFGAALTLLALSGGLLLLAWWLHERFRQERQPDMTPLTFSGGPQ; this is encoded by the coding sequence ATGGCATTTCCTTTCCTGCGGCGCAGCGGGACCCTGCCCCGTCTGTGCGGCCTGCTCGTCATCCTTGCCACAGGCGCCCTGTTCGCCCTGGTGGGCTGCTTTGCCCTGCCGGTGCTCTGGAGCGCCCAGGGCGGCCTGATCTTCTCCTGGTCGTGGCGTCCCCCCACGGACTTCGGCATCCTGCCCATGCTGGCGGGCTCCCTCATCCTGTCCTTTTCCGCCCTGCTGCTGGCCTGGCCCCTGTCCCTGGGGCTGGCCTGCGCCCTGCAGGATCCCGCCCCGGCATGCTGGCAAAAATGGCTCACGGGCCTCATCCGTTTCATGACCGCCATCCCCACGGTGGTCTACGGCTTTGCCGCCGTGTTCCTGCTCACGCCCCTGGTCAGGGAGGCCGCCGGGGGCTCCGGCCTGTGCTGGCTCTCCGCCGCCTGTGTCCTGGCCCTGCTCATCAGCCCCACCATGGTGCTGGTCATGGATGTGGCCCTGCGCGAACAGATGCGCCGCCTGCTCCTGCCCGCCCTTTCCCTAGGCATGGGCAGGAATACCGTCCTTGCCTGCCTTGCCCTGCCCGCCGTCCGCCGCTGGCTGCTGACCGCCGGGCTGCTGGGCTTCGGCCGGGCCATCGGGGACACCCTCATCCCGCTCATGCTCAGCGGCAACGCACCCAACGTCCCGCACAACCTGTTCGCCGGGCTGCGGACCCTGACCGCCCACATGGGCCTGGTCACGGCCACGGACGTGGGCGGCCCGGCCTACAACTCCCTGTTCGTGGCCGGGGGGCTTTTGCTCTGCATCAGCACCGGCGTCAGCCTGGTGCTGCGGCGTCTGGAAAAAAAGCAGGATGTGCTCCTGCCGCCCGTGCCCGCCTTCTGGCGCCGTCTCGCTCCTGCGGGCCTGCACCTGCTGGCGCGCGGTGCCGGCATCCTGTGCAGCGCCTGTGTCCTCGCGCTGCTGGGCTTTTTGCTCTGGCGGGGGCTGCCGGTGCTGGATGCCGCCCTTCTGGTGGGCGACGCACCGTTCTGGCCCGCACTGCTGGGCCGCTTCCCCATCTGGGACGGCATCTGGCCCGCCTGTCTGGGCACCCTCTGCCTGCTGGGCATCACCATGGCCCTGGCCCTTGTGCCCGGCATCGGCTGCGGCATCTATCTGGCGGAATACGCCCCGCCCCGCATGCAGCGCCTGCTCAACAGCCTGATGGACATCCTGTCCGGCGTCCCGTCCATCGTGATGGGCATCTTCGGCTTCACCCTCATCCTGTTCCTGCACCGCCTGGGCTTTGCCGGCGCCAGCTCCGGCCTGCTGCTGGCCGGGGGCTGCCTGGCCCTGCTGGTCCTGCCGGCGCTGGTGGTGACCACGCGCACGGCCCTGGAGAGCCTGCCCACCTCCCTGCGCCTCTGCGGGGCCGCCCTGGGCCTGCGCCACGGCCAGACCGTGCGGCACCTGCTGCTGCCCCAGGCCAGCCGCGGCATCCTGAGCGGCGTCATGCTGGCCCTGGGCCGTTCCGCCGAGGACACGGCCGTCATCCTGCTCACCGGCGTGGTGGCCAACGCCGGGCTCCCCGCCGGGCTGGGCCTGCGCTTCGAAGCCCTGCCCTTTTTCATCTATTACACGGCTGCCCAATACCAGACACCGGAAGAACTGCAACGGGGCTTCGGAGCCGCCCTGACCCTGCTGGCCCTTTCCGGCGGCCTGCTCCTGCTGGCCTGGTGGCTGCATGAACGTTTCCGCCAGGAACGGCAGCCGGACATGACGCCCCTGACGTTTTCGGGAGGACCGCAATGA
- a CDS encoding phosphate ABC transporter substrate-binding protein, giving the protein MKTCRFLLPALMAGLIFAMTSHAAPLDSFKGLSGTLDIAGGTAHIPVMKGAAKNIMTANPDIRITVAGGGSGVGVQQVGEGLVQIGNTGRALKEKEIAKYGLQSFPFAIDGVALVVNPANKVRAITARQAQDIFAGKITNWKALGGADAPITVYTREDGSGTREVFVEKALKKGPIVASANVVNSNGAMKTAIGQDKLGIGYVGIGHVDKSVAALTFDKMIPSQENAASGAYTLTRLLYMNTKGAPSGLTKAFIDYIYSPEGSAIIEKSGYIPTGRK; this is encoded by the coding sequence ATGAAAACCTGCCGTTTCCTGCTGCCCGCCCTGATGGCGGGCCTGATCTTTGCCATGACGTCCCATGCCGCCCCCCTGGACAGCTTCAAGGGCCTTTCCGGCACGCTTGATATCGCCGGCGGCACGGCCCACATCCCGGTCATGAAAGGCGCTGCCAAAAACATCATGACCGCCAATCCCGACATCCGCATCACCGTGGCCGGCGGCGGTTCCGGTGTGGGCGTGCAGCAGGTGGGCGAAGGCCTGGTGCAGATCGGCAATACCGGCCGCGCCCTCAAGGAAAAGGAGATCGCCAAGTACGGCCTGCAGAGCTTCCCCTTCGCCATCGACGGCGTGGCCCTGGTGGTCAACCCCGCCAACAAGGTGCGGGCCATCACGGCCCGGCAGGCCCAGGACATCTTTGCCGGCAAGATCACCAACTGGAAGGCCCTGGGCGGCGCTGATGCTCCCATCACGGTCTACACCCGCGAAGACGGCAGCGGCACCCGCGAAGTCTTTGTGGAAAAGGCCCTGAAAAAAGGCCCCATCGTGGCTTCCGCCAACGTGGTGAACTCCAACGGCGCCATGAAGACGGCCATCGGCCAGGACAAGCTGGGCATCGGCTATGTGGGCATCGGCCATGTGGACAAGAGCGTGGCCGCCCTGACCTTCGACAAGATGATCCCCTCGCAGGAAAACGCCGCCTCCGGCGCCTACACCCTGACCCGCCTGCTCTACATGAACACCAAGGGGGCGCCCTCCGGCCTGACCAAGGCCTTCATCGACTACATCTACTCGCCTGAAGGCAGCGCCATCATCGAAAAGAGCGGCTACATCCCCACCGGCCGCAAGTAA
- a CDS encoding DksA/TraR family C4-type zinc finger protein yields the protein MAVGWAGDNAVQDQIRDSIADEVRRARACLPRGESRAFCEECGEPIPEARRRALPGVRLCLECQQEADQEQHAVHPYNRKGSKDSQLR from the coding sequence ATGGCGGTAGGCTGGGCGGGCGACAATGCCGTGCAGGATCAGATCCGGGATTCCATCGCCGACGAGGTGAGGCGGGCCAGGGCCTGCCTGCCCCGGGGCGAGAGCCGTGCCTTTTGTGAGGAATGCGGCGAACCCATCCCCGAGGCCCGACGGCGGGCCCTGCCCGGTGTGCGGCTGTGCCTGGAATGCCAGCAGGAAGCCGACCAAGAGCAGCACGCCGTGCATCCGTACAACCGCAAAGGCAGCAAGGACAGCCAGCTGCGCTGA
- a CDS encoding DMT family transporter yields MPGLLARLRARIPLEEGSLVLITMIWGATFIIIRSALEATGPFFFVGVRFAFAALALVLFSLPLLRDFTWREVWAGMSIGLCIFGGYALQTCGLQTITASKSAFITAFYVPLVPLLQWLVMKRPPHVMAWVGIALAFPGVLLLSGPDDSGAGFGRGEMLTAVSALAIAMEIILIGLVARSVNARRVTIVQVLMASLLSFAAMPLAGESVPPPSWLVLGSAFALGVSTAGIQYAINWAQKKVSPTRATLIYSCEPVWAGIFGRMAGERLPGLALLGGAMILAGVLVSELRPGSRKQRRDAAQQKEQTDRTP; encoded by the coding sequence ATGCCGGGCTTGCTGGCGCGCCTGCGGGCGCGCATCCCCCTGGAGGAAGGATCGCTGGTCCTGATCACCATGATCTGGGGCGCCACCTTCATCATCATCCGCAGTGCCCTGGAGGCCACGGGGCCCTTCTTTTTCGTGGGCGTGCGTTTCGCCTTTGCCGCTCTGGCCCTGGTCCTGTTCTCCCTGCCGCTGCTCAGGGACTTCACCTGGCGGGAAGTCTGGGCGGGCATGAGCATCGGCCTGTGCATCTTTGGCGGCTATGCCTTGCAGACCTGCGGCCTGCAGACCATCACGGCCAGCAAGTCGGCCTTCATCACGGCCTTCTATGTGCCGCTGGTGCCCCTGCTGCAATGGCTGGTCATGAAGCGCCCGCCGCATGTGATGGCCTGGGTGGGCATCGCGCTGGCCTTTCCCGGCGTCCTGCTGCTGTCCGGTCCCGATGACAGCGGCGCGGGCTTCGGCCGGGGCGAGATGCTGACGGCCGTCAGCGCGCTGGCCATCGCCATGGAGATCATCCTCATCGGTCTGGTGGCCCGCAGCGTCAATGCCCGGCGGGTCACCATCGTGCAGGTGCTCATGGCTTCCCTGCTCAGTTTCGCCGCCATGCCCCTGGCGGGCGAAAGCGTGCCGCCGCCTTCCTGGCTGGTGCTGGGCAGCGCCTTTGCCCTGGGTGTTTCCACCGCGGGCATCCAGTACGCCATCAACTGGGCGCAGAAAAAAGTCTCTCCCACCCGTGCCACGCTCATCTATTCCTGTGAGCCGGTCTGGGCGGGCATCTTCGGCCGCATGGCCGGGGAGCGCCTGCCGGGGCTGGCGCTGCTGGGCGGGGCCATGATCCTGGCCGGGGTGCTGGTCAGCGAGCTGAGACCGGGCAGCCGGAAACAAAGGAGGGACGCGGCGCAGCAAAAAGAGCAGACGGACCGCACGCCCTGA
- a CDS encoding GGDEF domain-containing protein, translated as MQHASLTDDAKKRKIVELTRLFLHRHYGENDTELLLSCLDDVFSWFGAGEHEYAADPATVIRTFRAFAGRVPRCEIGEEQYDVIRPMPEMFICTGRFRVATAPDSGICLRTRQRITTVFRWTAQGPRCCHLHLSNPYSEMEAGDTGFPEKMAVESRKYLQEQIELQKRKITEQHDVIAQMYVEDLSTGLYNRNRYNQVCESLSGKDCGSLGIAYFDLNGLKKVNDLQGHQAGDALIRRTADCLLRAFGKKVYRTGGDEFIVIDRESGREDFHACVRDALWAMQEEHIAIACGISWRDRHGDIDEQVNEADREMYLDKQAFHACLEHDRRHCRPERG; from the coding sequence ATGCAGCATGCCTCTTTGACAGATGATGCGAAGAAACGGAAGATCGTAGAACTGACACGCCTTTTCCTGCACAGGCACTATGGCGAGAACGATACGGAGCTCCTGCTCTCCTGCCTTGATGATGTGTTCAGCTGGTTCGGTGCCGGGGAACATGAGTATGCCGCCGATCCGGCCACCGTCATCAGGACGTTCCGAGCCTTCGCAGGCAGGGTGCCCCGGTGCGAGATCGGCGAAGAGCAGTATGACGTCATCCGGCCCATGCCGGAAATGTTCATCTGCACGGGCAGGTTCCGGGTCGCCACCGCGCCGGATTCCGGCATCTGCCTGCGCACACGCCAGCGCATCACCACTGTTTTCCGCTGGACAGCGCAGGGCCCCCGCTGCTGCCATCTCCACCTTTCCAATCCCTATAGCGAAATGGAGGCGGGTGACACAGGTTTTCCTGAAAAAATGGCTGTCGAGTCCCGCAAATATCTCCAGGAGCAGATCGAGCTCCAGAAACGGAAGATCACCGAGCAGCACGACGTCATCGCCCAGATGTACGTGGAGGATCTTTCTACCGGACTCTATAACAGAAACAGGTACAACCAGGTCTGTGAGTCTCTGTCCGGGAAGGATTGCGGCAGCCTGGGCATCGCCTACTTCGATCTGAACGGCCTGAAGAAGGTCAATGACCTCCAGGGACATCAGGCCGGAGATGCCCTCATTCGCCGTACAGCAGACTGTCTCCTCCGGGCCTTTGGCAAAAAGGTCTACCGCACAGGCGGTGACGAGTTCATCGTCATCGACCGCGAATCCGGCCGGGAGGACTTCCATGCCTGTGTCCGTGACGCGCTCTGGGCCATGCAGGAAGAGCATATCGCCATCGCCTGCGGTATTTCCTGGCGTGACCGGCACGGCGATATTGACGAGCAGGTCAACGAGGCCGACCGGGAAATGTACCTGGACAAGCAGGCTTTCCATGCCTGCCTGGAACATGATCGCCGGCATTGCAGGCCGGAGCGGGGCTGA
- a CDS encoding HTH domain-containing protein, which translates to MENKVLEVLVNAGKPLRPGDIAKELGVDSKEVSKAIAELKKEGKVMSPKRCYYAPAE; encoded by the coding sequence GTGGAAAACAAGGTACTGGAAGTCCTGGTCAATGCCGGCAAGCCCCTGCGCCCTGGTGACATCGCCAAGGAACTGGGTGTGGATTCCAAGGAAGTCAGCAAGGCCATTGCCGAACTGAAGAAGGAAGGCAAGGTCATGTCGCCCAAGCGTTGCTACTACGCTCCGGCGGAATAA
- a CDS encoding lysophospholipid acyltransferase family protein, with protein sequence MQQYQEGVVEAPFGDLSTYVSTAPRLGAPARFPALKFYGRLLAGPVIWLCRKAAKGLCDDSAWVHASLRVTELIERVGCPVSIEGMENISATLGPCVFVANHMSTLETFMLPGIIRPHRAVTFVVKKSLVGLPFFGAVMRSRNPIVVGRTNPREDLGAVLEGGVERLKKGISIIVFPQSTRTPDFDPHHFNTIGVKLARKAGVPVVPLALKTDAWGTGKRLKELGPIKSGLPVRFKFAAPLDIHGNGRDEQAFICDFIASQLARWRREDGVNA encoded by the coding sequence ATGCAGCAGTATCAAGAAGGGGTCGTGGAGGCCCCGTTCGGCGATCTTTCCACCTATGTCAGCACGGCCCCGCGCCTGGGGGCCCCTGCCCGCTTCCCGGCCCTGAAATTCTATGGCCGCCTGCTGGCGGGCCCCGTGATCTGGCTGTGCCGCAAGGCCGCCAAAGGCCTGTGCGACGACAGCGCCTGGGTCCACGCCAGCCTGCGCGTGACGGAACTCATCGAACGCGTGGGCTGCCCGGTGAGCATCGAAGGCATGGAGAACATCTCCGCCACGCTCGGCCCCTGCGTCTTCGTGGCCAACCACATGAGCACGCTGGAGACCTTCATGCTGCCCGGCATCATCCGGCCCCATCGTGCCGTGACCTTCGTGGTGAAGAAAAGCCTGGTCGGCCTGCCCTTCTTCGGGGCGGTCATGCGCTCCCGCAACCCCATCGTGGTGGGCCGCACCAATCCCCGCGAAGACCTGGGCGCCGTGCTGGAAGGCGGCGTGGAGCGCCTGAAGAAAGGCATCTCCATCATCGTCTTCCCCCAAAGCACCCGCACCCCCGATTTCGATCCCCACCACTTCAACACCATCGGCGTCAAGCTGGCCCGCAAGGCGGGCGTGCCCGTGGTGCCGCTGGCCCTCAAGACCGATGCCTGGGGCACGGGAAAAAGGCTCAAGGAACTGGGCCCCATCAAGAGCGGCCTGCCGGTGCGCTTCAAGTTCGCCGCGCCCCTGGACATCCACGGCAACGGCCGTGACGAGCAGGCCTTCATCTGTGATTTCATCGCCTCCCAGCTGGCCCGCTGGCGCAGGGAGGACGGCGTCAACGCCTGA